GACCCAGATGGATTAAAAGCTATGGGTAAAACCAACGATGCAGTATTATTTGGTGGAAGAACCTACTACTATGTTGAATCTGAAGAAGGCGATGACATAGCTGAAGTAGCTGCAAAATTACCATCATCTGCAGCAGATGGATATGGAAAACCATTCTTTGATGTATTTAAAGAAGCAGAATTCGATTTCTATAAAATCGACAAAGGAATGTTTGCTCCAGCAGAAGTTGTAATTAATGACTTAACAACTGGAAAATTATATAAAGAAGGTTATGTAAACGTAGATTTACTTAAGAAATCTTTCGGATTATAGAATAAGTTAATCACTTATTCTAACACCTTTTTTTATACTATATTAAATATAGTCTTGTTTTTTTAAAATTAATATCTTGCAAAATGAATTTTTTCTGGTTTGAAATTTCTCCTGGCAGCAGGTTTTTCTACAGGATATCCTAATGCAATAACTGCAAATGGAATAATATAATCAGGAATATCAAAATATTCTCTAAGTGCATTAACTCTTTCTTCATTAGGATACATACCTAACCAAACTGACCCTATTTTTCTATCAGTAGCCTCAATAAGACAATTTTGAGTGCATGCTCCCAAATCCTGTTGGAAATAATCAAAAGTACCATATTC
This window of the Methanobrevibacter woesei genome carries:
- a CDS encoding nitroreductase family protein; its protein translation is MNSLFERASVREFTEEEVEIQDIEDIIRAGMQAPSAMNSQPWEFIVVNDPEDMEAVSKMSPYAGPAAGAQKLIIVLANKKILEEYGTFDYFQQDLGACTQNCLIEATDRKIGSVWLGMYPNEERVNALREYFDIPDYIIPFAVIALGYPVEKPAARRNFKPEKIHFARY